Proteins from one Impatiens glandulifera chromosome 2, dImpGla2.1, whole genome shotgun sequence genomic window:
- the LOC124927051 gene encoding 26S proteasome regulatory subunit 8 homolog A-like — MATTAIENRSSDLASSGDVSSAKTAPSNQGDGLRQYYQQHIHDFQLQVRQKSHNLNRLEAQRNDSNSKVRMLKEELQLLQEPGSYVGEVVKVMGKSKVLVKVHPEGKYVVDIDKSIDITKLTPSTRVALRNDSYVLHLILPSKVDPLVNLMKVEKVPDSTYDMIGGLDQQIKEIKEVIELPIKHPELFESLGIAQPKGVLLYGPPGTGKTLLARAVAHHTDCTFIRVSGSELVQKYIGEGSRMVRELFVMAREHAPSIIFMDEIDSIGSARMESGSGNGDSEVQRTMLELLNQLDGFEASNKIKVLMATNRIDILDQALLRPGRIDRKIEFPNPNEDSRADILKIHSRKMNLMRGIDLKKIAGKMNGASGAELKAVCTEAGMFALRERRVHVTQEDFEMAVAKVMKKETDKNMSIRKLWK; from the exons ATGGCTACTACAGCGATCGAGAATCGATCTTCCGATCTGGCGTCATCTGGTGATGTTAGCTCGGCGAAGACGGCGCCGTCGAACCAGGGAGATGGACTGAGGCAGTACTACCAGCAGCACATACACGATTTTCAGCTCCAGGTTCGGCAGAAGTCTCATAATCTCAATCGCCTCGAAGCTCAGAGGAATGATTCGAATTCCAAAG TGAGGATGCTGAAAGAAGAGCTACAACTGCTTCAGGAGCCTGGATCATATGTTGGTGAAGTTGTCAAAGTCATGGGAAAATCTAAAGTCCTTGTGAAG GTTCACCCAGAAGGGAAGTATGTAGTTGATATTGACAAAAGCATTGACATCACAAAGCTCACACCATCAACCAGGGTGGCCCTTCGCAATGACAGTTATGTGCTTCATCTGATATTGCCCAGTAAAGTAGATCCTCTTGTAAATCTCATGAAAGTTGAAAAAGTTCCAGATTCAACATATGACATGATTGGTGGTCTTGATCAGCAAatcaaagagatcaaagag GTCATAGAATTGCCGATCAAACATCCAGAACTTTTTGAGAGTCTTGGAATAGCCCAACCCAAg GGGGTTCTACTCTATGGGCCACCTGGTACTGGAAAAACGCTACTGGCAAGAGCAGTAGCTCACCATACTGATTGCACTTTCATAAGGGTTTCCGGTTCTGAGTTGGTTCAGAAGTATATTGGTGAAGGATCCCGAATGGTCAGGGAACTTTTTGTCATGGCCAG AGAACATGCTCCATCAATTATTTTCATGGATGAGATTGACAGTATTGGATCTGCTAGAATGGAGTCTGGATCAGGTAATGGTGATAGTGAAGTGCAGAGAACTATGTTGGAACTTCTCAATCAACTTGATGGTTTTGAAGCTTCAAACAAGATCAAG GTATTGATGGCTACAAATCGTATAGATATTCTGGATCAAGCCCTTCTGAGGCCTGGAAGAATTGACAGGAAGATCGAGTTTCCTAACCCTAATGAAGAT TCTCGTGCTGACATCTTGAAGATCCACTCAAGAAAGATGAACTTAATGCGCGGGATTGATTTGAAAAAGATAGCAGGAAAAATGAACGGTGCATCTGGCGCCGAACTGAAG GCCGTGTGCACTGAAGCTGGTATGTTTGCATTGAGAGAGAGGAGAGTTCACGTCACTCAGGAAGATTTTGAGATGGCTGTGGCTAAAGTTATGAAGAAGGAAACCGATAAAAACATGTCAATAAGGAAGCTATGGAAGTAG